The sequence GACCGAAGAGACTACGAAGACAGAGACCTAAAGcaggacgacgacgacgacagtCCTGTCTGCGAAGTCTGTCATGGTAATGGACACGTCGTTCAATGCGAACATTGCGATTTTTCTAGCGAAGGTGATTTAATATGCTTCCGATGTCAGAGCGACGAAGGTTCGTCGAACGGTCAAAATTGTCCTCGTTGTGAAAAAAATGACAGAATATTATCGAGTAGGGTAGGTTCGCAAAGGGGAACGACGTCATCGAGCGACGAAGGAAAGTACCCGGTAGATGCTGTAGTCAAAATCCAGGTTAACGACCATATGATCGACGTAGACTCGGACGAGACACCTGAAAGTGACTTGTCAAGCAGTCATCACCACCAGAGGGGTACAATGGATCGACTAGATACTATCGTTGAGGCAAAGGGAGACACTGCCAGTGAAAATGACGAGGAAAACGGCGGTACAAAACTAAATGGAACTAACAGCGCAAGATATCTCAATTATATGATCGTACTGTTTCTGTAAATAACATGGTTATGGTAGCTGCAGTTGAGCTATGGATTATGTTGGTAAAATGGAGAGTGTTGTTTCGTTGAAATTAGCAGTTAGTTGACAGATGATAAATATAGACACActtgtaatactttataagtTTTAAAGTTTCAAATGATTTCATAACATCTATATAACATTTCTACTGCACTTATTGTAATACTGTTATAATAACATACTATTTATATGCTAGTAGAGGTATCGATAGTATACTATTAtaacataccgttatactctataaaaACAAACCACTTTTTAATAGTATTTCGCTATATTATTGCATTTAAGCTAAAGCGACATAAcgcaaaatagaaaaaatatatatcagaatatatatatatatatattacaagtttcaataaatattcttttaacaattttctcgCTATACAATAGCAGACTGTTGTGTTTGTTTTGAGCAGAATTCTCTAACAAAGTAAAGTAGTTAACGCTACCCTATTAAAATCATGTTTCACctctattattataattgtataattatttctattttgattACGAAGCATGAAgtgaatataaaatgaaactacGATGGAACGATTCGTTGTATTAAAATTACGGTCACCATAAACATTCTCAAGATGGATAAatagaaacgaaggaaacgtTTCAAGCCCTTTTATACGCGTATACTATTTGTAAACACTCTGATAAACGATTTTTAAGAAACGTTTGGAGGATCGACTCGCTAATATCCGCAACGACACTCTCCATCCAAgacgaaacattttcaaaagtgCTAGTTGGCTACGCGAGAGAAAAAGATCTATTGATTTTAACGTGTCTCGCGACTTTTCAAAATGTTCCGTGCTTCACAGGTTGCTTGACATCGAAATTCGTTGCCGTATGATATTTTCGGCGCCATGGCTCAACTCGCGTGTAAATAAACTGCCAAAGGAACATTCATCCGTATATCGTAGGGCCGTATAGGTTAATAGATAACTCGTAATGTTTAAAATGCTACTTGAGAGAatgaggaagaaagaaagaaagaaagaaagatcgaACGAGAGAGtggagagaagaaagagagtatgagagagggagagataGATGTTATATTACGTTCGACACGCGCAGCGTTACCATAAGCTGAGATCCATAATGCAACGATCGACACGATTCCATGCGCGACTTTTACAATGGGTTTGTGCAGAAATCGTGCTCGTTTtaactttgtatatttatcgtctttctttttataattcgttcctttaaaatgttttgtacCAAATTCGCTTTATTTCCCTCGAAGGGGGTAATATCTTTTCATCGTTAGTATAGAAGATACGATTAcagtgaataaaaaagaaattagtttattcgttatatatcgtttgTTGCGTGCAGTTATCGAAACAAATTGAACGTATTAATTGGAAATGCGTGATCTGTGTTTGACATGTACTTCGAATCTTTCATTTGTCAACCGATAAAGATTTGTACACAAACCTGAGTAACTCATGTTCGGGACCAACTAAAGCCACCATCTGCATCGCTGCTTCCGACTTCTGCTTTCATTTTCGGTCATtagatttcatatttctttcatatatACGGAATACGAGAATAGCGTAGATAACTTGTCGTATATGTTTCACTCGTGGAAATTCTACggtaatttcttttcaatgaTACACGGTTGGTTGAAGAAAAGATTTATCCGAATCGCGAGATAATTTACACGATCAAATTGAATCTCCACTACTACCTGtacgtgtaattttatttttttacacatCTTTCCTTTCGATGTGCCGAAACCAAACGCATAGAAATTACGAACGT comes from Bombus fervidus isolate BK054 chromosome 18, iyBomFerv1, whole genome shotgun sequence and encodes:
- the LOC141445931 gene encoding uncharacterized protein; this encodes MSSPRSAVYHDQEHSGQSSSPRSLYRDQEYRRVWPKKYEQEHDRRDYEDRDLKQDDDDDSPVCEVCHGNGHVVQCEHCDFSSEGDLICFRCQSDEGSSNGQNCPRCEKNDRILSSRVGSQRGTTSSSDEGKYPVDAVVKIQVNDHMIDVDSDETPESDLSSSHHHQRGTMDRLDTIVEAKGDTASENDEENGGTKLNGTNSARYLNYMIVLFL